GCATCGAGAAGTTCACCGTCAACCGTTCGCCGCACGTTGACAAGAAGAGCCGCGAGCAATTCGAGATGCGCACCCACAAGCGCCTCCTCGACATTGTCGACCCGACCCCGCAGACCGTCGATGCGCTGATGAAGCTCGACCTGGCCGCCGGTGTCGACGTCGAGATCAAGCTCTAAGGATTTGGATTTTTACGTCCGCCGCTTGCGGACAGAAAGACAGGAAGCACGCCGATGCGCTCCGGAGTGATCGCACAAAAGGTCGGGATGACGCGGGTCTTTACGGAGACCGGCGAGCATATCCCTGTGACCGTGCTGAAGCTGGGCAACTGCCAGGTGCTGGGTCACCGCACGACCGAGAAGAACGGCTATGTCGCCCTTCAGCTCGGCGCGGGCACCCGCAAGACCGTCTACATGCCCAAGGCCGAACGCGGCCAGTTCGCGGTCGCCAAGGTCGAGCCCAAGCGCAAGGTCGCCGAGTTCCGCGTGTCCGAGGACTCGCTGATCCCGGTGGGCGCGGAAATCCAGGCGGACCATTTCGTGGTCGGCCAGTTTGTCGACGTGACCGGCACCTCGGTCGGTAAGGGTTTTGCCGGCGGTATGAAGCGCTGGAATTTCGGCGGCCTGCGCGCCACCCACGGTGTGTCGATCTCGCACCGTTCGATCGGTTCGACCGGTGGTCGTCAGGATCCCGGCAAGACCTGGAAGAACAAGAAGATGCCCGGTCACATGGGCGTCGATCGCATCACCACGCTCAATCTGCGCGTGGTGCAGACCGACGTCGAGCGCGGCCTGATCCTCGTCGAAGGCGCCGTTCCCGGCTCCAAGGGCGGCTGGATCTCGGTGCGCGACGCGGTGAAGAAGCCGCTGCCGAAGGAAGCCCCGAAGCCCGGCAAGTTCAAGGTTGCCGGCGGCGAGGCTGCCGAGGCTCCGGCCGAGAAGGAGGGCGCGTGAGATGGAACTGAAAGTCACGACCCTTGAGGGCAAGGACGCCGGATCGGTTCAGCTCTCGGACGCGATCTTCGGTCTCGAGCCGCGCGCGGACATCATCCAGCGCTGCGTGCAGTGGCAGCTGAACAAGCGTCAGGCCGGCACGCACAAGGCCAAGGGCCGCGCCGAGATCTGGCGCACCGGCAAGAAAATGTACAAGCAGAAGGGCACCGGCGGCGCCCGTCACGGCTCGGCTCGCGTGCCGCAGTTCCGTGGCGGTGGCCGTGCGTTCGGTCCGGTCGTTCGCTCGCATGCGACCGACCTGCCGAAGAAGGTGCGTGCGCTCGCGCTGAAGCATGCGTTGTCGGCCAAGGCCAAGGACGGCGGGCTTGTCGTGATCGACAGCGCGGCCGTCAAGGAAGCCAAGACCAAGGCGCTGCTCGGTCAGTTCTCCGGTCTCGGGCTCACCAACGCGCTGATCATCGACGGTGCGGAGCTGAACGCCGGTTTCGCGACCGCGGCCCGCAACATCCCGAACATCGACGTGCTGCCTATCCAGGGCATCAACGTTTACGACATTCTCCGCCGCCAGAAGCTGGTGCTGACCAAGGCCGCGGTTGATGCGCTGGAGGCGCGCTTCAAATGAAGAACATTGATCCGCGCCACTACGATGTGATCGTCGCTCCTGTCGTGACGGAAAAGGCGACGCTCGCCTCCGAGCACAACAAGGTGCTGTTCAAGGTCTCCGGCAAGGCCACCAAGCCGCAGATCAAGGAAGCGGTCGAGAAGCTGTTCGACGTCAAGGTGAAGAGCGTCAACACCCTCGTTCGCAAGGGCAAGACCAAGGTGTTCCGCGGCAATCTCGGCTCGCAGTCGGACACCAAGCGCGCGATCGTGACCCTGGAAGAGGGCCACCGGATCGACGTGACTACCGGACTATAAGGCGCAACGACGATGGCATTGAAAACCTACAATCCCACGACGCCGGGCCAGCGCCAGCTGGTCATGGTCGATCGTTCGGCGCTCTACAAGGGCAAGCCGGTGAAGACGCTGACCGAGGGCAAGCTCGGCACCGGCGGCCGCAACAACACCGGTCGCATCACCGTGCGCTTCCGCGGCGGCGGCCACAAGAAGGCCTACCGCACCGTCGACTTCCGCCGCGACAAGGTGGACGTACCGGCGACCGTGGAGCGGCTGGAGTATGATCCGAACCGCACCGCGTTCATCGCGCTGATCAAGTACCAGGACGGCGAGCAGGCCTACATCCTGGCGCCGCAGCGCCTGGCGGCGGGCGACACCGTCGTCGCCGGCAACTATGTCGACGTGAAGCCCGGCAACGTCATGCCGCTCGGCAACATGCCGGTCGGCACGATCGTGCACAACATCGAGCTCAAGATCGGCAAGGGCGGGCAGCTCGCGCGCTCGGCCGGTACCTACGCCCAGATCGTCGGCCGCGACCAGGACTACGTGATCATCCGCCTGAACTCGGGCGAGCAACGTCTGGTGCACGGCCGTTGCCGCGGCACGATCGGCGCGGTCTCCAATCCGGATCACATGAACATCTCGATCGGCAAGGCCGGTCGGACCCGCTGGCTCGGCTGGCGCCCGCACAACCGCGGCGTCGTCATGAACCCGATCGATCACCCGCACGGCGGTGGTGAAGGTCGTACCTCGGGCGGTCGCCACCCGGTTACTCCGTGGGGCAAGCCGACCAAGGGCAAGAAGACCCGCACCAACAAGTCGACCAACAAATTCATTCTCCTAAGCCGCCACAAGCGGAAGAAGTAAGGAACGCCGGACATGGTTCGTTCAGTCTGGAAAGGCCCGTTCGTCGAAGGCTCTCTGCTCAAGAAGGCAGATGCCGCGCGCGCGTCCGGCCGTCACGACGTCATCAAGATCTGGAGCCGCCGCTCGACCATCCTGCCGCAGTTCGTCGGCCTGACGTTCGGCGTCTACAACGGCCAGAAGCATGTGCCGGTGGCGGTCAACGAGGAAATGGTGGGTCACAAGTTCGGCGAGTTCTCGCCGACCCGGACCTTCCATGGCCACTCGGGCGACAAGAAAGCCAAGAAGGCTTGAGGATTAGACGATGAGCAAACCAAAGCGCGAACGTAGCCTCGCGGACAATGAGGCCAAGGCCGTCGCCCGCATGCTGCGCGTCAGCCCGCAGAAGCTCAACCTGGTGGCGCAGCTGATCCGCGGCCGCAAGGCGTCTGCTGCGCTCGCCGACCTGCAGTTCTCGCGCAAGCGGATCGCGGTCGACGTCAAGAAGTGCCTGGAGTCGGCGATCGCGAACGCCGAGAACAACCATGACCTCGATGTCGACGATCTCGTCGTTGCCGAGGCGCATGTCGGCAACGGTCTCGTGATGAAGCGCTTTGCGCCGCGTGGTCGTGGCCGTTCGGGCCGTGTGTACAAACCGTTCTCGCACCTGACCATCGTGGTTCGTCAGGTCGAGGCCGAGGCAAGCGCTTAAGGGCGCAGGAGAAGACGATGGGTCAAAAGATCAATCCAATCGGGCTGCGTCTCGGCATCAACCGGACCTGGGATTCCCGTTGGTTCGCCGGCAAGCAGGAATACGGCAAGCTGTTGCACGAGGACGTCAAGATCCGCGAGATCCTGCACAAGGAGCTCAAGCAGGCGGCCGTGGCGCGCATCGTGATCGAGCGTCCGCACAAGAAGTGCCGCGTGACGATCCACTCGGCGCGTCCGGGCGTGGTGATCGGCAAGAAGGGCGCCGACATCGACAAGCTGCGCAAGAAGGTCGCCGACATCACCTCGTCGGACGTCGTGATCAACATCGTCGAAATCCGCAAGCCGGAGCTCGACGCGACCCTGGTCGCCGAATCGATCGCCCAGCAGCTCGAGCGCCGCGTCGCGTTCCGCCGTGCCATGAAGCGCGCCGTACAGTCGGCGATGCGCCTCGGTGCCGAAGGTATCCGCATCAATTGCTCGGGCCGTCTCGGCGGCGCTGAAATCGCGCGCATGGAGTGGTACCGCGAGGGCCGCGTGCCGCTGCACACGCTGCGCGCCGACGTCGATTACGGCGTTGCAACCGCGTTCACGACCTTCGGCACCTGCGGCGTCAAGGTCTGGATCTTCAAGGGCGAGATCCTCGAGCACGATCCGATGGCCCAGGACAAGAAGATGGCCGAAGGCGACACCCCGCGTTCGCGCCGCGATGCGGCCGCCGCTTGAGGCAAAGCAGGAATTTGAGGGCTTAAAGCCATGATGCAACCTAAGAAAACGAAGTTCCGGAAGGCGCATAAGGGCCGTATCCACGGCGTTGCGACCTCTGGCGCGACGTTGGCGTTCGGCCAGTTCGGCCTGAAGGCGATGGAGCCTGAGCGCGTCACCGCCCGTCAGATCGAAGCCGCCCGCCGCGCGCTGACCCGTCACATGAAGCGCGCCGGCCGCGTCTGGATCCGCGTGTTCCCCGACGTGCCGGTGTCGAAGAAGCCTGCCGAAGTCCGCATGGGCTCCGGCAAGGGTTCGCCGGAATTGTGGGTGGTCCGGGTCAAGCCGGGCCGTGTGATGTTCGAGATCGACGGCGTGCCGGTGCAGACCGCGAAGGAAGCGCTGACGCTCGCCGCCGCCAAGCTGCCGATCAAGACGCGCTTCGTCGCGCGCATTGCGGAGTAATCGCCATGGCCGAGATGAAAGTTGCAGACATTCGCGCGATGAGCGACGACCAGCGGGAAGACGCGATCCTCAACCTGAAGAAGGAGCGCTTCAACCTCCGCTTCCAGCGCGCCACCGGTCAGCTGGAGAACACGTCGCGGATGCGGGAAGCCCGCCGCGACATCGCCCGTATCAAGACCATCGCTGCCGAGCAGCGCGCGAAGAAGAAGTAAGGGGCCAAGCTATGCCGAAACGTACTCTGCAGGGCGTGGTCGTCAGCGACAAGCAAGCCAAGACGGTGGTGGTGCGCGTCGATCGCCGCTTCACCCATCCGATCTACAAGAAGACGATCCGCCGTTCCAAGAACTACCACGCGCACGACGAGAACAACCAGTTCAAGCCCGGCGACATGGTCTGGATCGAGGAATCGAAGCCGATCTCGAAGCTGAAGCGCTGGACCGTGGTCCGGGGCGAACACAAGAAAACGGCCTGATAACTTCGGCTTAGCCGAGGCATTTCAGGGAAATTTTGAGCGCGCTAGAGCGCAGAAAGAGGACGAGGTGCATCAATGATTCAGATGCAGACCAACCTCGACGTGGCCGATAATTCAGGCGCACGCCGTGTCATGTGCATCAAGGTGCTTGGCGGTTCCAAGCGTCGCTATGCCACCGTGGGCGACATTATCGTTGTGTCGATCAAGGAAGCCATTCCGCGTGGCAAGGTGAAGAAGGGCGACGTGATGAAGGCCGTCGTGGTGCGGGTCCGCAAGGACATCCGCCGCGCCGACGGCTCGGTCATCCGTTTCGACCGCAACGCCGCCGTGCTGATCAACAACCAGTCGGAGCCGGTCGGCACCCGCATCTTCGGGCCGGTGCCGCGCGAGCTTCGCGCCAAGAACCACATGAAGATCATTTCGCTCGCGCCGGAGGTGCTGTGATGGCTGCCAAGATCCGCAAAGGCGACAAGGTGATCGTGCTCACCGGCCGCGACAAGGGTCGCACCGGCGAGGTGTTCGAGGTGCGTCCGGACGAGAACAAGGCCCTCGTCCGCGGCATCAACATGGTGAAGCGTCACCAGAAGCAGACCCAGTCCCAGGAGGGCGGCATCATCTCCAAGGAGGCGCCGATCCACCTGTCGAACATTGCGTA
The DNA window shown above is from Bradyrhizobium sp. ISRA464 and carries:
- the rplD gene encoding 50S ribosomal protein L4, which produces MELKVTTLEGKDAGSVQLSDAIFGLEPRADIIQRCVQWQLNKRQAGTHKAKGRAEIWRTGKKMYKQKGTGGARHGSARVPQFRGGGRAFGPVVRSHATDLPKKVRALALKHALSAKAKDGGLVVIDSAAVKEAKTKALLGQFSGLGLTNALIIDGAELNAGFATAARNIPNIDVLPIQGINVYDILRRQKLVLTKAAVDALEARFK
- the rplV gene encoding 50S ribosomal protein L22 — translated: MSKPKRERSLADNEAKAVARMLRVSPQKLNLVAQLIRGRKASAALADLQFSRKRIAVDVKKCLESAIANAENNHDLDVDDLVVAEAHVGNGLVMKRFAPRGRGRSGRVYKPFSHLTIVVRQVEAEASA
- the rplC gene encoding 50S ribosomal protein L3, which gives rise to MRSGVIAQKVGMTRVFTETGEHIPVTVLKLGNCQVLGHRTTEKNGYVALQLGAGTRKTVYMPKAERGQFAVAKVEPKRKVAEFRVSEDSLIPVGAEIQADHFVVGQFVDVTGTSVGKGFAGGMKRWNFGGLRATHGVSISHRSIGSTGGRQDPGKTWKNKKMPGHMGVDRITTLNLRVVQTDVERGLILVEGAVPGSKGGWISVRDAVKKPLPKEAPKPGKFKVAGGEAAEAPAEKEGA
- the rplN gene encoding 50S ribosomal protein L14, whose protein sequence is MIQMQTNLDVADNSGARRVMCIKVLGGSKRRYATVGDIIVVSIKEAIPRGKVKKGDVMKAVVVRVRKDIRRADGSVIRFDRNAAVLINNQSEPVGTRIFGPVPRELRAKNHMKIISLAPEVL
- the rpsC gene encoding 30S ribosomal protein S3 → MGQKINPIGLRLGINRTWDSRWFAGKQEYGKLLHEDVKIREILHKELKQAAVARIVIERPHKKCRVTIHSARPGVVIGKKGADIDKLRKKVADITSSDVVINIVEIRKPELDATLVAESIAQQLERRVAFRRAMKRAVQSAMRLGAEGIRINCSGRLGGAEIARMEWYREGRVPLHTLRADVDYGVATAFTTFGTCGVKVWIFKGEILEHDPMAQDKKMAEGDTPRSRRDAAAA
- the rplB gene encoding 50S ribosomal protein L2; the protein is MALKTYNPTTPGQRQLVMVDRSALYKGKPVKTLTEGKLGTGGRNNTGRITVRFRGGGHKKAYRTVDFRRDKVDVPATVERLEYDPNRTAFIALIKYQDGEQAYILAPQRLAAGDTVVAGNYVDVKPGNVMPLGNMPVGTIVHNIELKIGKGGQLARSAGTYAQIVGRDQDYVIIRLNSGEQRLVHGRCRGTIGAVSNPDHMNISIGKAGRTRWLGWRPHNRGVVMNPIDHPHGGGEGRTSGGRHPVTPWGKPTKGKKTRTNKSTNKFILLSRHKRKK
- the rpsQ gene encoding 30S ribosomal protein S17 is translated as MPKRTLQGVVVSDKQAKTVVVRVDRRFTHPIYKKTIRRSKNYHAHDENNQFKPGDMVWIEESKPISKLKRWTVVRGEHKKTA
- the rplX gene encoding 50S ribosomal protein L24, whose product is MAAKIRKGDKVIVLTGRDKGRTGEVFEVRPDENKALVRGINMVKRHQKQTQSQEGGIISKEAPIHLSNIAYVGKDGKPTRIGFKIQADGKKVRVAKSSGAEIDG
- the rpmC gene encoding 50S ribosomal protein L29, with amino-acid sequence MAEMKVADIRAMSDDQREDAILNLKKERFNLRFQRATGQLENTSRMREARRDIARIKTIAAEQRAKKK
- the rpsJ gene encoding 30S ribosomal protein S10, which translates into the protein MNGQNIRIRLKAFDHRILDTSTREIVNTAKRTGAQVRGPIPLPTRIEKFTVNRSPHVDKKSREQFEMRTHKRLLDIVDPTPQTVDALMKLDLAAGVDVEIKL
- the rplP gene encoding 50S ribosomal protein L16 yields the protein MMQPKKTKFRKAHKGRIHGVATSGATLAFGQFGLKAMEPERVTARQIEAARRALTRHMKRAGRVWIRVFPDVPVSKKPAEVRMGSGKGSPELWVVRVKPGRVMFEIDGVPVQTAKEALTLAAAKLPIKTRFVARIAE
- the rpsS gene encoding 30S ribosomal protein S19 codes for the protein MVRSVWKGPFVEGSLLKKADAARASGRHDVIKIWSRRSTILPQFVGLTFGVYNGQKHVPVAVNEEMVGHKFGEFSPTRTFHGHSGDKKAKKA
- a CDS encoding 50S ribosomal protein L23 produces the protein MKNIDPRHYDVIVAPVVTEKATLASEHNKVLFKVSGKATKPQIKEAVEKLFDVKVKSVNTLVRKGKTKVFRGNLGSQSDTKRAIVTLEEGHRIDVTTGL